Below is a genomic region from Flavobacterium ginsengisoli.
AATCGATCGAGAAACTTTCTGGTAAAGATTTATTAGAATGGAATAAAAATGCAAATGAAGTTTCTAAAGATTTGAAAGAGAATTCGCTAACATTTTCTGATTTTGAATCATGGACAGGTTTTGATATGATTTTCGATTTTTACAGATTAAAAAGTGCCGATGAATTGGCTTTTTCTGAAATTGGAAAAAAGAGATTAAAGCAATATGAATTGATATGCAAACAGTTAAAGAAATCAAATAACCCTAAGTTGGTTTTATGGGCCAAAATATTTTGGAAAACCATGAACGGCAAGCCTTCCAATCATTTCAGAATTGATTTAAAAAACAACAAAATTGATAATTTATCTGTTAAATAATTTTAATATTTATTGAATCAAAAAGATTAAATTGCATTTATAATTTATTTCCATGAGCCAAAAATCCTTTTTATTATTCTTGTTATCCGCCTTTTTTTATCATTCGTATTCACAGAATATAAAATTTGCGCATTATAATGATAATAACGGATTGTCTCATAATTCGGTGCGCCATATTGTACAGGATAAAAAGGGTTTCATGTGGTTTGGAACTTTTTCAGGACTAAATCGTTTTGACGGTTATCAGTTCAAAAATTACATGAGTTCTACGCCTGGTAAAAACAAATTGTACAATGATGATATCACGGCTTTAGAGCTGGATGAAAAAAATAATTATCTCTGGATTGGTACCCGAAAAGGACTCACGCTTTTCAAAATGGATACGCATGTTTTTACTACTTATTTTCATAAAAAAGACGATCCAAACAGTTTGCCAGATGATGAAGTTAGAGCCGTTTATGTAGATAAATTTGAAAGAGTTTGGGTAGGAACCAAAACGAAAGGAATTTATTTATTCTTTTTGAAAGAAAACCGATTCGAAAAAATTAAACTGAATGGTTATGAATATATAAAAGAAATTTTTGAAGATAAAAAAGGAAATGTCTGGGTTGGAAGTTATGAGAAATCATCTGTAGCCAAAATTACGATGGATGCGAAAGGTGCGATTGTGAAAATCAATAATTATACGCTTTCTGTTCCAAATTCGAATATAAAAAATCCATACCTAAATTTTATTTACGAAGATGCCAAACAAGATATTTTTGTTGGAACTCGTGAAGGTTTGTATAAACTCGATAAAGCAAGCGATAAGTTTGTTAATCTATATATTGAAAGCAAACAAGTTAGAGGTGCTTTAGGACCTTATTTTATTTCTGTTGCACAGGCTCCTGATGGCAAATATTGGGTTGGAACTTTGGGCGGATTATTAGTTTGTGATCAATTAGAAGACATTCAAAAAGGAAATTATAAATGGTATTATTCTATTCTTTCAGATGACACTTCGCTTGTCGATAATTTAATTTCGGCTCTTTATTTTGATAAATCTGGAGTCTTATGGATTGGAACCGAAGATGGTTTAGATAAATACGATCCGTATGAGAATCAGTTTACTTTAAATAAAGATATTTCGCGTTCTATTGGCAATCAAGCGCCTAGAATTAGAGGTTTTGCCAAAACCTATGATGAAAAAGTAATTGTTGCAACTTATCACAACGGGCTTTTTATTTCTAACATAAAAGGTTCGACACCTCTGCACAACACAGGAAAAGATATTGCTAGTATTTATTCTGAAGACGGAAAGATTTTTTACTGTGGTCTTTGGGATGGCAATGTTTTGGTTTATAATTATTTGAGCAATTCTTCTAGAGAAATAAATTTAGGATTTGAGAAATCGCCTGTTTTTGCCTTTAGAAAAATTACAGATGATAAAATGATTGTAGGTTCATTTGGAGAAGGAGCTGTAATTCTAAATACTAAAACACTTCAAGTAGAAACTTCAAGTAAACTTTTACCCGATTTTCAGATTAATGCTATTGAAAGAGACACCAAAAATAATGTTTGGTTTGCAACAGAAACGGGAGTGGTAAAATACAATATCAATACCGGAAAAATAGAAACATATTCGTCACTTTTTATCAAAGAAAAAGGTGTTCCTCATGACGAAAATGTTAGTGATGTTTTAGTTGATGTTAAAGGAAAGATCTGGGCTTCAACTCGTTTTGGGCTATGTTTGTACAATCCGAAAAAGAACGAATTTGAACCCGTAAAAAATCTTAAGGAACTTTCTGGAAAATGGATTACTGATATTTTATCAGATGCCAACGGTAATTTGTGGCTGAATATCAACAATAATAATATTGCTTTTGTAAAATCGAATTTAAAAGATATTAGCATTTATCACGTAAATAGCGGAAACAGATTGGATGTTTTTAGTTCTAGTGGTTTCTTTTATTTTAATAATTCTAATATTTTTCTTGGTGGTAAAAACGGAATTATTTCTTTTTCTCCGCCAGCGATGAAAAGAAACAATTGGTCGCCATTGCCTGTTATTTCTGAATTTAAGATTCAAAATGAGGAAGTTTTTCCAGAAATGGAAATCAACGGAGAAATTCCGCTTTCTAAAGATTTAAATTATGGAAATGAAATCGAATTAAGCCATAAAAACAGGAACTTTTCTCTGCAGTTTTCGGCACCTTCATTCGCAAACGAAAAATTGAATAAATTTCAATACATGTTAGAAGGTTTTGATAAAGAATGGATAACAGTTAATAGTACATCTAGAATTGTACAATATACCAATCTTTATCCAGGCAATTATACTTTTAAGATAAGATCAAGCAATAGCGACGGTTATTGGAGTAAAACGGTTTCTTATAAAATAAAAATTCTGCCTCCGTTCTGGCTTACGCCGACTTCTTTTTTAATGTTTTTTGCTATTTTATTCGGTGTTTTTTATTTCATTAGAAAAGAGATTAAGAATCGTATTCGTTTAAAACAAGAGCTGCTCACAGAAAAAGTAAACAGAGAACACGACATAAAATTAAATAATGAGAAATTACGTTTCTTTACCAATATTTCGCATGAATTAAGAACGCCATTAACGCTAATTTTAGGTCCAGCAAAACAGCTTTTGGATGAAAACAGTAATGCTACAGATTACGAAAAAAGCCGTTATAACTTAATTTATCAAAATGCCAGCCGATTGCTAAATTTGGTGAATCAGGTTTTGGATTTTAGAAAAGCGCAGTCGGGTGAATTAAAACTAAAGGTAACCAAAACGGACATTTTATCGTATTCAAAAAATATTTTCGATTCGTTTAAGGAAATGGCTTATAATAAAAAAATTAAGCTCAATTTTATTTCTGAAGATGATGAAATAAATGGCTGGCTAGACAATGACAAATACGATAAAATTCTTTACAATCTTTTGTCTAACGCCTTGAAGTTTACCAACAAAAATGGTAATGTAGATTTGTATGTGAGACTAAAAGATACGGTTGAAGATATTTTGGTAATTGAAGTTACAGATGACGGAATTGGTATTCCGTTAAAAAGTATAGATAAAATTTTCAAACGTTTTTACCAAGCTTCAAACAGTAAAGACAATAATACTGGATCAGGAATTGGTTTGTCATTGGTAAAATCTTTGGTTGCCATTCATAAAGGAACTATTTCTGTAGAAAGTACTGCAGGAAAAGGAAGTACTTTTAAAGTAGAAATTCCGATTGATCGTGAATCTTACGAACATAAAGAAGTGTTTGAATATGCTCTTAAAAATGACAATCTAAGTATGCTGATTCCAGAAAAGGTCGCCAAGAAAATTATTCAGAATACAGATTTAAAAGAGAAGATTCTGGTTATTGAAGATAACTCAGAACTCAGAAAATATTTGGTCGATTATTTATCGGATTATTACAAAGTGTATGATGCTGAAAATGGAGAAGAAGGCTTAAAAATCTGCCGACAAATAAAACCTATTTTATGCGTAACCGATGTTATGATGCCCGTTATGGACGGATTGGAATTTTGCCAGCAATTAAAAAATGATGATTTTATAAGTCATATTCCAGTTGTGATGCTTACAGCGTTGGGAGAAAATATGGATAAAGTAAAAGGTTATGATATTGGAGCTGATGGTTATTTGGTAAAACCTTTTGAGCCTTTACTTTTGAAAACGGTTATAGAAAATATGATCAAATCGAGATTAGATCTGAAACAAAAATTCTCTGGCGAAGTAGAAAGCAAAGTTAGCATGCTGACACATTCGCCAATTGACGAGGAGTTTATGGAAAAAGTAACGAATCTAATCAACGATAATTTAAGCGATGTTGATCTTTCAACCGATTTTTTATGTGACAAACTGGGCGTTAGTTCTTCCAAATTATATAGAAAAATTAAAGAATTGACCGATTTAGCACCAAATGAATTTATCAGAACCATTCGTTTAAAAAAATCAGCAGAATTGCTAAAAACCAAAAAATACAATGTTTCTGAAGTAACAGATTTAGTTGGTTTTAATGATCCATTATATTTCAGTAGATGCTTCAAGAAACAGTTTGGTTTCCCGCCAAGCAAGTTGATTAATTAGGTTTTTTTGACAGGATTCGGGCGATGGCGATTGGCGAAGCAATTCAGGAATTTTACAATCCAGCTCTCAAAGAGTCAAAAACATCAAAGTAGTGCGACTCACAGCGAAAGAATGTGCAACATCTAAATTAGCCCTGAAAGAGTGAAAGCATATTCTGAGTATTATGTGTTGAATTATTATATGGACATATTTGTGCTTTCACCCTTGTAGGGTGCTATTCATTCCCATGTTAGAGTGTAGTGCGGTGCACTAGTTTGATGCTTTTGGACTTTCAGTCCAATTCAAATTCTATCCATTTTTTCTTTGATTGATATGTAAAAATCCTACAATAATCAATTTTATCCATGTTTTTGATGTATTAATCCATTTTGAAAGAAGGATGTAATTCTATTTTTGTCTTATAACTTTTAACTATTTAGCATTATGAAAAAGCATATAGATACAGACAATCCGTTAAATAATTTAGATGAGTGGGAAGATGATTTGTTAATGCGATATCCTGATCCTTCTGAAGAAAATGAAGAAGTAAAAGAAAAGCAGAAAGAAGAATTTAGAAACTATGTCGATTCGGAAAGAGTAGAAACTGTTAAGGAGTTTTACAGAATAAACCACACGTATCAAACTTATGATTTTGTATGCGACAAAGAACAAGATTTTCTGCAATTTAATAGAAAAGAAATGTCAATCTGGGAAGCTGTTGAGTTTTTAAACACGCTTGTAGACGACAGTGACCCAGATATTGACTTAGACCAAACACAGCACCTTTTACAAACTTCAGAAGCAATTCGCGCAGACGGTCATCCAGATTGGTTTGTATTGACAGGTTTCATTCATGATTTAGGTAAAGTATTATGTTTGTTTGGAGAACCGCAATGGGCAGTTGTAGGAGATACATTTCCTGTTGGATGTGCTTATTCGGATAAAATTGTATATTCAGAATTCTTTAAAGAAAATCCAGATTTTACAGACGAAAGATTCAATACCAAGTTTGGTGTTTACACAGAAAACTGCGGATTGGACAATGTAAAAATGAGTTGGGGACACGATGAGTATTTGTATCAAATCATGAAAGATTATCTTCCAGATCCAGCTTTATACATGATTCGTTATCATTCCTTTTATTCTCAGCATAAAGAAAATGCTTATGCGCATTTAATGAATGAAAAAGATATCGAAATGTTTGACTGGGTGAGAAAATTCAATCCTTACGATTTGTATACAAAAGCGCCAGTAAAACCAGACGTGCAAGCATTGCTTCCTTATTATAAAGAATTAGTTGCGAAATATTTACCAGAAAAATTGAAGTTTTAAAAGGGTCATATAAACACATAGAAACATAGTCCCGATAGCTATCGGGATTCTTTTAAGTGTAAAAACATTTATTAGAAGAAACTAGTTTCCCACACATAGTTATATGTTTTAATAATAAAGTGAAACGCCTTTCAAGACAAAGAAAAACTATGTTTCTATGTGTTAAAAAATAAATGCCAGCTATCTAAAACCAAAAATAATGCAGAAAATCACAACCAAAATATTTTTTATTAGCCTGTTATTGCTTTTCACAATAGGAATTTCGGCTCAAGAAAAAGACCGTAATGATTGGGAAAATCCAGAGGTATTTCAAATTAACAGAGAGCCAGCTCGTGCGGCTTTTCTTCCGTATGCAGATGAAACTTCTGTTATAATGGATAAATATGAAAACTCACCTTGGTATTTTTCTTTAAACGGAAAATGGAAATTTTCTTGGTCGCCAACACCAGATGAACGTCCAAAGGATTTTTATAAAACGGATTTCAGTACTTTACATTGGAAAGAACTTCAAGTGCCTTCTAATTGGGAACTGAATGGTTACGGTGTGCCAATTTATACTAACATTACGTATCCTTTTGAAAAAAATCCGCCTTTCATTAATCATTGGGATAATCCAGTTGGGTCTTATAAAAGAGATTTTGTCTTTGCCAGAAAACTGGAACGGCCGACATGTTTTTCTTCATTTTGAAGCAGGAACTGCGAGCTATGTATATTTGGGTGAACGGAGAAAAAGTAGGCTACACAGAAAACACCAAAAGTCCGGCAGAATTTGATATTTCGAAGTATTTAAAATCTGGAAAAAATGATTTAGCGATAGAAGTGTACAGATGGAGCGATGGTTCGTATCTAGAAGATCAAGACATGTGGCGACTTTCTGGTATTGATAGAAATGTGTATTTGTATAGTACAGATAATGTTCGTATTGCAGACTTTTTTGCCAAACCAGATTTAGATGCTAAATACAAAAACGGAAGTTTAAGTGTCGATGTGAGTTTAAAAAATCTGAGTTCAACTTCTGCTAACAACCAAAAAGTAGTCGCAAAACTGGTTGATGCTTCTGGGAAAAATGTATTTGTAAAAGAATTGAATGTCAATTTAGAAGCGTCAAAAGTTCAGACTTTAAATTTTTCTCAAAATGTATCAAGTCCAAAATTATGGAGCAGTGAGACGCCTAATTTGTATACGTTGATTCTGACTTTAAAAGATGCAAAAGGAAATATTGTAGAAACAGTTGGAACACAAATCGGATTTAGAAAAGTAGAACTAAAAGGTGGCCAATTATTAGTTAATGGAGTTCGATTAATGGTTCATGGAGTTAATATCCATGAACATAATCCAGAAACAGGACATTATCAGGACGAAGCGACGATGATGAAAGACATTAAAATGATGAAACAGCTGAATATTAATTCAGTTCGCTGCAGTCATTATCCGAACAATATTTTATGGGTAAAACTATGTAATAAATACGGTTTGTTTTTGGTGGATGAAGCTAATATCGAAAGTCATGGAATGGGAGTAGAGGGACAACCTCTAATTTGGATGAATCCAAAAACGAATCCTGGTTATCTTCCAGAATGGAGAGAAGCACATCTAGACAGAATTTACAGCCTTGTTGAAAGAGATAAAAATATGCCGTCTGTAATTATCTGGTCATTAGGAAATGAAAGCGCCAATGGACCTGTTTTTCACGAAGCATACAAATGGATCAAAAAAAGAGATAATTCTCGTTTGGTTCAGTTTGAACAAGCAAAAGAAAACGAAAATACTGATATCGTTTGTCCAATGTACCCAACAATTGAATACATGAAAGAATATGCGGCACGTAAAGAAGTTACACGCCCTTATATCATGTGTGAGTATTCGCATGCAATGGGAAACAGCAGCGGAAATTTTCAAGAATATTGGGATATCATTCGCGGAAGCAAAAACATGCAAGGCGGATTTATTTGGGATTGGGTAGATCAGGGATTTTATGGAATTGATGAAGCAGGCCGTAAATACTGGACTTACGGTGGCGATATGGGAAGCCAGAATTACTTAAATGATGAAAACTTCTGTCACAACGGGTTGGTTTATGCTGATAGAACACCGCATCCTGGAGCTTTTGAAGTAAAAAAAGTATATCAGAATATCTTGTTTAAAGCTGTAGATATAAAGAACGGAATTATTGAAATCAATAATGATTTTGGGTTTACCAATCTGAACAAATACAATTTTAGATATGAAGTTTTAGAAAACGGAAAAGTAATTAAAGAAGGAATTTTGAATGTTGCTTTAGATCCGAAATCTAAAAAGCAATTTAAAATTGATTTACCAAAATTAGAGTCAAAAGAAGGAACAGAATATTTATTGAATGTTTTTGCTAGTACAAAAACAGGCTCAGAAATATTACCTCAAAACTTTGAAATCGCAAAAGAACAATTTGTAATTGAAGACGGGAAATATTTCGCAAAATCTGAAAATGGAAGTCTTGCAAAAGTACAAGATGAAAAAGATCAGTTTGTTTTGACTTCTGATAATGTAACCGTTAAAATCAGCAAATCGACTGGATTGATTTCGTATTACAGTTTAAAAGGCGAAGAATATTTCAAACAATATCCTGAGCCTAATTTTTGGAGAGCTCCAACAGATAATGATATTGGAAACAAAATGCAGATTAGAACAAATGTGTGGAGAACTGCTGGAAAAAACACTTCGTTAGAAAGTATTCAGCAAAGTGAGGAAAATGGCAAAAAATATATCATTGCAAAATTAAAATTGAACGATGTTGCTTCCGATTATACGATCAAATATGCATTAGGAAATGATGGTGCTTTAGAAATTCAGGCTTCTTATAAAAAAGGAAATAATCCGGTTCCAGAATTACCGCGTTTCGGAATGATTTTCACTTTAAAAAATACATTAGAAAATCTGGATTATTACGGAAGAGGACCTTTAGAAAATTATCCTGACAGAAAAACAGCATCCTTGAAAGGAATTTATACTAGTAAAGTTGCAGACCAATATGTGCCTTATACACGCCCACAAGAAAATGGATACAAGACCGATATACGCTGGTTTAAATTATCAAGCAATTTAGGAAATGGCTTGGAAATAAAAGGTCTGCAACCTTTAGGAATAAGTACTTTAAATAATTATCCGAATGATTTTGACGGAGGAATTTCTAAAAAGAATATTCATTCTAGCGATATTACTCCGAGAAATGAAGTTGTAGTTTGTGTCGATTTAACCCAACGTGGATTAGGAGGTGACAACAGTTGGGGCGCACCGCCACACGAACAATATACCTTAACCCAAAGCGAATACAGCTACGGATTTGTCATTAAACCACTTTAAATAATTTTAGTTTTCAGTTTCAGTTTTCGGTCACAGTTAGGACTGAAAACTGAGACTGCGACTGAAGACTAATCAAATAAAAAAATGAGTAACACTACAAGTGGAAGATTAATTTCTTTAGATGCACTGCGCGGGTTTGTGATGTTTTGGATCATGAGTGGCGAACATATTATTCATGCTCTGGCCAAAGTGGCTCCAATTCCTATTTTTGTCTGGATGTCATCGCAACTGCATCATGCAGAATGGAATGGTATTACCTTCTATGATATGATTTTTCCTGTGTTTCTATTTGTGGCCGGCGTTTCGATGCCTTATTCTTTCGAAAAGAAAATGCAACTGGCTGGTGTTAAATCTCCAAATGATTTGCCTCCAACCGAAAAGCGAAAAATATATTTATCGATGTTGAAAAGAACCTTCATTTTATTGGTTCTAGGATTTGTAGTAAACGGATTATTACGATTTGATGGTTTTGACCAAACGCGTTTTGCAAGTGTTTTAGGAAGAATTGGACTCGCTTGGTTTTTTGCCGGAATCATCTTTTTGAATTTTGATTTTAAAAAACAATTAATCTGGTTCTTCGGAATCTTAATTGGCTATTATGCTTGCAATGAAATGGATTCGGTCCCAGATTTTGGAGCTGGAGTTTTAACCAAAGAAGGTTCACTAGAAGGCTACATTGATCGTCTTTTTTTACCAGGAAGATTGCACAGTACGGTTTACGATCCAGAAGGAATATTTTCAACTCTTCCCGCTATCGCAACTGCTTTATTAGGCGTTTTTATAGGAACATTTTTAAAAGCAAAATGCCCATTCTCTATAAATGTGAAATTGCTTTTAATGACCTTAACGGCAGTAGTTTTAATTATTATAGGTTTGATTTGGGATATCAGTTTTCCAATCAACAAACATTTATGGACCAGTTCTTTTGTCTGTTTTGTTGGCGGATTTAGTATTTTGTTTTTTGTCTTTTTTTATGTGATAATCGATTTGTTTGGTTTTCATAAATGGGCATTTCCATTAATCTTAATTGGTTCCAATTCTATTTTAATTTATATCGCAGCAGAAGGTTTAGTCGATTTTAAACATACAGCAGATTATCTTTTTGGCGGACTTATACAATATATCTCGCTTAATTGGCGACCTTTTTTTGTCGCATTATCCGTCACCATTGTACAGCTTATTTTACTGTACTTTTTATATAAAAAGAAATGGTTTCTCAAGATTTGATAGCAATCAAATTTTAAAATACATTTTACTATCTAACCACACAATAACCACACAATTATGAATGTATTACAAACCGCAGATTACATTGTTTTCTTTATCTACTTTGTCATAGTTACTGCCTATGGAATGTATATTTACAGAAGCAAAAAAACTGTCGCAACGAGTTCTAACGAATATTTTTTAGCCGAAGGATCACTTACTTGGTGGGCAATTGGGGCCTCTTTAATCGCTTCTAATATTTCAGCAGAACATTTTATTGGTATGAGCGGTTCAGGTTTCGCCATCGGACTTGCTATTGCTTCTTATGAATGGATGTCGGCCGCTACATTAATTATTGTAGCAATGTTTATTTTACCCATTTATTTGAAGAATAAAATATTTACGATGCCTCAGTTTTTAGCCAAAAGATATAGCGGAACAGTGAGTACAATTATGGCTATTATTTGGTTGTTAATCTATGTCTTTGTTAACCTTACTTCAATAATTTATTTAGGTGCTTTAGCTATTTCTTCTATTGCTCCAATTAGCTTTCAGTTTTGTGTCATCGGTTTGAGTTTATTCTCGGTAATCGTAACATTGGGCGGTATGAAAGTAATTGGATACACAGATATGTTTCAGGTTATCGTTTTAATTCTCGGCGGATTAGTAACAACTTATTTAGCCTTAACATTGCTTTCAGATCAGTTTGGTTTTGGAAAAGATATTCTAAAAGCACTTTCGATTATTGCTGATGAAGCTCCAGGACATCTGCACATGATTCTAGAAGAATCAAATCCGCATTATAATGAATTGCCAGGAATGTCGGTTTTAGTTGGCGGAATGTTAATCAATAATCTGGCATATTGGGGATGTAACCAATATATTGTTCAAAGAGCTTTAGGAGCCGATTTAAAAACTGCGCGTAAAGGAATCTTATTTGCCGCTTTTCTAAAACTTTTAGTTCCAATTATTGCTGTTTTGCCAGGAATCGCCATGTTTGTAATGCACGAAAACGGAATGTTTCAACAAGAAATGGTAGATGCAGCTGGAGTTTTAAAACCAGATCACGCGTATCCAACATTAATGAATTTACTTCCGGCAGGATTAAAAGGAGTAGCTTTAGCCGCTTTAACTGCTGCGATTGTAGCTTCTTTGGCAGGAAAAGCCAATAGTATTTCGACTATTTTTTCTTTAGATATTTATAAAAAATATTTCAACTCGCAGGCATCAGAAAAGAAATTGGTTCGTACAGGAAGATGGTGCGTTGTTGTATGTATGATTATAGCGACTTTTGTTGCTCCTGCATTAAAATCATTAGATCAAGCGTATCAATTTATTCAAGAATATGTTGGATTCTTTTCGCCAGGAGTATTAGCGATTTTCTTGTTGGGAATGTTCTGGAAAAAAACAACTCCAGCAGCAGGACTTGCAGGAGCATTATTAACCGTACCTCTTGCTCGCAGTTTTGAAATTTTTACCCATGTGGACAGATGGCGTTTTTCCAGATTATCCTTTCTTAGACAGAATGACTATTGTTTTCTTCATAATTGTTTTAATAATGGTGGGAATAAGTGTGGTAAATCCAGTTTCTGAAGAAGAGTCTGAAATTCATCAAATAGAAGTAGATAAATCAATGTTTAAAGTATCATCAGAGTTTATCGTTGGTTCGTTTATTATCAGTGGCGTTTTAGTGGCTTTGTACACGGTTTTCTGGTAAGATTTTGGAATTGCTAAAAAGTCACAGGTTTTTTGTTTCACGCAGATGTGGCAGATTTAATTGATTTTTTTTATAAAATATCTGCAAAATCTGCTAAAATCATTTTAAATCTGCGTGAAAAAAATTAACAAAGAGATTAAAGTAAAGATCAAATAAAAATATGAAAAAGAAATCTATAATTACCTTAATTATCCTTTGCCTTTCGCTGACCGTTTCGGCGCAAAAGGTTTTTGATATTAAAAAATACGGTGCAGTTGGAGATGGCAAAACTTTAAACACAAAAGCCATTCAAAAAGCAATTGATGCAGCTGAATAAAAACAAAGGAGGAAAAGTTGTTTTTGCTAAAGGGACTTTTCTTTCGGGAAGTATTGTTTTAAAAGATAATGTAGAATTATTTTTTGAAGATGGAGCGATTTTGCTCGGAAGCACCAATCCAGACGATTATCCAAAATATGAAGGAATTAGAGCTTTTATTATTGCTAATCAATCCAAAAATATTGCGGTAAACGGAAAAGGAATTATCGATGGACAAGGAAGAGAATTGGCTTTAGCAATAGACAGTCTGCATCATACAGGAGTTCGAATTGATCCGAAATACAATTACAGAAGAATGCGCCCTGAAGATGGTAGAGGAAAACTGATTTCGTTTGTAAAATGCGATTCGATTACCATGACGCAAATTACATTAAAAAATAGCCCAGGCTGGACAATGTGTTTTAGAGAATGTAAAAACATTGTAATTGATTTTATGAAAGTGGAAAGCCGAGCGTATTGGAACAATGACGGAATTGACCTTGACGGCTGCGAGAATGCCCGAATTACCAATTGTAATGTAAACGCTGCAGATGACGGTATTTGTTTAAAATCTGAAGTTCCGGGATTGCACAATAACAATATTTACATCGGAAATTGTACGATAAGATCTAGTGCAAATGCAGTGAAATTTGGGACAGGTTCTTACGGAAGTTTCAAAAATGTGACCATTGAAAACATTAAAGTTTTTGATACTTTCAGATCAGCAGTTGCGATTGAATCTGTTGATGGTGCTGAGATTGAAAATATCAAAGTTTCTGATATTACAGCCCTAAATACTGGAAACGCAATATTGATTCGTTTAGGTCACAGAAATGGAGATAAACCAGGTTATATTAAAAATGTATCGGTTAAAAATGTAAAAGTACAAGTTCCCTTTGGCCGTCCAGACATTGATTACGATATGCGCGGGCCAGAAGTCGATTATTTCCATAATCCGTTTCCTTCTTCTATTGCAGGAATTCCAGGGCATTTGATAGAAAATGTGACTTTAGAAAATATCGAAATCATTTATCCAGGAAGAGCTTCAAAAGGAATGGCATATCACCCGTTAAGCAGGCTAAAAGATGTAAAAGAAAACATTAATGGATATCCTGAATTTACCATGTTTGGTGAATTGCCTTCTTGGGGATTTTATGTACGTCACGTAAACGGAATCGAAATGAAAAATATAAAACTGATTTTAGATAAGGAAGATTTTCGTCCAGCCTTTGTTTTCGACGATGTAAAAAATCTGACAATGAAAGCTATTGATGTTCCTTCGGATAAAATCAATCAGATTGTTTTTAAAGATGTTTTATCAAGCAATTTGGACAGCGAAGCCGCAAAAAGAAAAAATAGAACCAGAGCAAAATAAATTTGAATTACCAGCACATTGATAGTTGGCCACAAAGGCACTAAGACACAAAGTTTTTTTGCCAAAGATTATTAAGATTAAAAAGGATTTTTTTTCACGCAGATTCTGCAAATTTTGGAAGATTAAATTAGATTT
It encodes:
- a CDS encoding hybrid sensor histidine kinase/response regulator transcription factor, producing the protein MSQKSFLLFLLSAFFYHSYSQNIKFAHYNDNNGLSHNSVRHIVQDKKGFMWFGTFSGLNRFDGYQFKNYMSSTPGKNKLYNDDITALELDEKNNYLWIGTRKGLTLFKMDTHVFTTYFHKKDDPNSLPDDEVRAVYVDKFERVWVGTKTKGIYLFFLKENRFEKIKLNGYEYIKEIFEDKKGNVWVGSYEKSSVAKITMDAKGAIVKINNYTLSVPNSNIKNPYLNFIYEDAKQDIFVGTREGLYKLDKASDKFVNLYIESKQVRGALGPYFISVAQAPDGKYWVGTLGGLLVCDQLEDIQKGNYKWYYSILSDDTSLVDNLISALYFDKSGVLWIGTEDGLDKYDPYENQFTLNKDISRSIGNQAPRIRGFAKTYDEKVIVATYHNGLFISNIKGSTPLHNTGKDIASIYSEDGKIFYCGLWDGNVLVYNYLSNSSREINLGFEKSPVFAFRKITDDKMIVGSFGEGAVILNTKTLQVETSSKLLPDFQINAIERDTKNNVWFATETGVVKYNINTGKIETYSSLFIKEKGVPHDENVSDVLVDVKGKIWASTRFGLCLYNPKKNEFEPVKNLKELSGKWITDILSDANGNLWLNINNNNIAFVKSNLKDISIYHVNSGNRLDVFSSSGFFYFNNSNIFLGGKNGIISFSPPAMKRNNWSPLPVISEFKIQNEEVFPEMEINGEIPLSKDLNYGNEIELSHKNRNFSLQFSAPSFANEKLNKFQYMLEGFDKEWITVNSTSRIVQYTNLYPGNYTFKIRSSNSDGYWSKTVSYKIKILPPFWLTPTSFLMFFAILFGVFYFIRKEIKNRIRLKQELLTEKVNREHDIKLNNEKLRFFTNISHELRTPLTLILGPAKQLLDENSNATDYEKSRYNLIYQNASRLLNLVNQVLDFRKAQSGELKLKVTKTDILSYSKNIFDSFKEMAYNKKIKLNFISEDDEINGWLDNDKYDKILYNLLSNALKFTNKNGNVDLYVRLKDTVEDILVIEVTDDGIGIPLKSIDKIFKRFYQASNSKDNNTGSGIGLSLVKSLVAIHKGTISVESTAGKGSTFKVEIPIDRESYEHKEVFEYALKNDNLSMLIPEKVAKKIIQNTDLKEKILVIEDNSELRKYLVDYLSDYYKVYDAENGEEGLKICRQIKPILCVTDVMMPVMDGLEFCQQLKNDDFISHIPVVMLTALGENMDKVKGYDIGADGYLVKPFEPLLLKTVIENMIKSRLDLKQKFSGEVESKVSMLTHSPIDEEFMEKVTNLINDNLSDVDLSTDFLCDKLGVSSSKLYRKIKELTDLAPNEFIRTIRLKKSAELLKTKKYNVSEVTDLVGFNDPLYFSRCFKKQFGFPPSKLIN
- a CDS encoding inositol oxygenase family protein, yielding MKKHIDTDNPLNNLDEWEDDLLMRYPDPSEENEEVKEKQKEEFRNYVDSERVETVKEFYRINHTYQTYDFVCDKEQDFLQFNRKEMSIWEAVEFLNTLVDDSDPDIDLDQTQHLLQTSEAIRADGHPDWFVLTGFIHDLGKVLCLFGEPQWAVVGDTFPVGCAYSDKIVYSEFFKENPDFTDERFNTKFGVYTENCGLDNVKMSWGHDEYLYQIMKDYLPDPALYMIRYHSFYSQHKENAYAHLMNEKDIEMFDWVRKFNPYDLYTKAPVKPDVQALLPYYKELVAKYLPEKLKF
- a CDS encoding sugar-binding domain-containing protein — translated: MQKITTKIFFISLLLLFTIGISAQEKDRNDWENPEVFQINREPARAAFLPYADETSVIMDKYENSPWYFSLNGKWKFSWSPTPDERPKDFYKTDFSTLHWKELQVPSNWELNGYGVPIYTNITYPFEKNPPFINHWDNPVGSYKRDFVFARKLERPTCFSSF